GCACTCCACTCATGTCccacccagcactggcagcagcctgaTGCCTCAGAAGAAGAACCCCGACAGTCTGGAGCTGATCCGCAGCAAAGCCGGGCGAGTGTTCGGACGGGTGAGCCccaaaaaggaggaggagggagaggaaactgctcctggaggggctggagaatctcctttttcttgcctttgtAAAGAGCTGTGGGttctggagctgccctggggctgtgctttgctctgtaCCTcactccctgcctctcctcttccctctgcagttGGCTGCAATTCTGATGGTTCTCAAAGGACTCCCGAGCACCTACAACAAGGACCTGCAGGTAGAGCCCTTCTTCCTCTCCACAGCATCtctcctgctggctggaggagtcagcagagctgggctgctcagcctggggggTTTTGGGCTGCACCAGGCTGGCTCAGAGTCCATTTCCATCCCTGTTCCAACACAGGAGGACAAGGAGGCTGTCTTTGATGTTGTAGACACCTTGAATGCTGTGCTCCAGGTGGCCACTGGAGTGATTTCCACCCTCCAGGTAAGGGTTCTTCTCATCCTCTCACTATTCGACATTATCATGGTGGATATTCTGTGAGTAACACAGCTCCAAATCATTCCCAAATAAAAACACTTCAGTGCCTCACCCACACTGCTCATTTTGGTCCCCTCTGCCAGATGCCCAAAGCATTCTTTTAGAGCTCCAGATGAATTCCCCTCACCCTGCCACTAACATGCCCCAAGGAGGAGCTGATGGTAACGTGTCCCGGGGATCCTCCTCCTGCAGATCAACAAGGAGAGCATGGAGAGGGCACTGAGCCCGGAGATGTTGGCTACTGACCTGGCTCTCTACCTGGTTCGGAAGGGAGTAAGTGCCAGAGGGAGaactggagctgggatttcttTGGATGCAGAGGAACTGAGCTGAgtcctctctgctctgtccccttCCCCCTGCAGATGCCCTTCAGACAAGCCCATGTGGCCTCTGGCAAGGCTGTACAGCTGGCTGAAACCAAAGGCATCACCATCAACAATCTCAGCCTGGAGGACCTGAAAAGCATCAGGTTTGTAGCTCTGTTATTTCACttccctgcacaggcagggctcagcctccCTGATCTGCCTTCCCCAAAGTGCCTGGGCCTGGCAGCACCTCAACATCCTCCTGTCCTGAAtatcccagctgctcctgctggggctgaaaCACTGGAGGGGACAACATCACCTCCatgccactgcagcagggtggAATGGGCATGGGCAGGAGCTCTTGGCAAGGGCTGGGAGACAcctctgccctgagcaggaggcCCCCAGGGGGCTTTGGCTCTGAAGTTCCTCGGTGTCCCCTTGGAGCTGATGTCAGGCAGCAGAAGCTCAGGAGCGTTTCCCCTGGGGAAAAGGCTCTGCCCTGACTCCCTAAGCCTCtccacaggcactgggcacgGGGAGCAGGCCAGAGCCCCCtgacagcccctgtgcccccagccccctgtTTGGCAGCGACGTGGCGCAGGTGTTCAGCGTGGTGAGCAGCGTGGAGCAGTACACGGCCGCGGGCGGCACCGCCAAGAGCAGCGTCTCCGCCCAGATCGAGCAGCTGCGGGAGCTGCTCAAGAGGCTCAAGGAGCAGGCTTAGAGTGTGGGGAGAGATCCCGTGCCTGCAGCAGAGTGCCTGTGCCACTGGTCTGGAGTTAATAAACACTGGGGTGTCTGTAGTTCACTGAAATCCTGCTCTCGTGTCTTGGTTCTTCAAGAGCCCACCCTCCCTCTTTTGCCCAAGAAGCCACCAGGGCTCCTTTTGCCATTTCCAATAACTTTTAACCTTCACACTTCAACAAGagattctgaaaataaatagaagtaAGCAAGCAGGCAAtaaagaaatgaacaaaatcaGCAAGCAGTAATAATAAACCTAAGCTGCACTTAAGGGGACgtttaggttggacatcaggaagaattccttcccagaaCGGGTGACCAAACATCAGAATGTGttgggcagggaggtggaatcaccatccctggaggtgtttaagggaAGAGTTtatgtggcactcagtgccctgctctgggtgccaggggagTGTtgggtcacaggttggacttggtgacttcagaggacttttccaacctaaatgattctatgacaaataaataaataatataaataaataagcaaatgtAGGCGATAAATACATTTAAACACGTAAGTAATAAATAAGAcggaggggaagggagggaccACTCGCCTCTCGATGAAATCCAGCGATTCAGGACAGAGCCTGAAAGTTCCTGGAGGCCCCTTTACACCAGGACACTCGTGGCTTTGTCCGGAGGCGACTGTGGGACAGGACCCGGTCCCTGTCGGGCTCTGCAGTCGCTCATCCTGCTGGGGCGGGACCGGGATCGTGACAGAGATCCGTATCGcgaccgggaccgggaccgggaccgggcTCCCCTCAGCCGCGGCGCCGCCCCTCTCCCTCAGCCGCGGCCCCGCCTTTCAGCCCCGCCCCTTTCCCTCAGCCCCGCCCCTCGCTCAGCGggccctgcccacagccaagATGGCGCTGGCGGCCTcaggcggcggcgcggccggtCCGTGCACGCTGccggtgctgctgctgctgttcctcccGGGGCTGGCGGCCGGTCCCGCCGGGATGCTGCAACCCCGGGACACCCCTTCCCGCGAGCGCAGGGAGCTCGGCGGCCTCTGGAGCTTCCGCGCCGATCTGTCTCCGGGCAGGGACGCCGGGTTCGCGCAGCGCTGGTACCGGCGGCCGCTCCGGCAGGTagcggggagcggggcgggcgctgCCCATGCCCGGGCACGGGCTGCGCTCTTTCCCCTCCGAACCGGGCTCCGGCCCGCTACAGGgactcctttcttcctcttttcctcttttcctgccttcttccCCACCgggctgctgctttccccacGCTGACCTGCCCAGGTTGTTCTTGAGGCAGTTCCCAATTAgcagctgaccctgcccaggtTGTTCTTGAGGCAGTTCCTAATCAGCAGCCCCTGATGATGCCCCGGTGCTGCTCCGAAGGCAGACATCCTTGGAATGAGCCCCGTTCGCCTCCAGGTGGCTCCTCCAGGAGCCTTGCACAGCGCtgagcttccagcagcacagaatcagCACAAATGTACCTGGAAGGGCACCGGGAATTGTTTGGTCCGAAGTTTCAGAGTGCTAGTAGGAAAGTCTTGGTGTGACTGAGATCTGCTTGGAAATTAACTGCATTACCTGACAGAAAAGAGTTAGGGATTTGATGTATAAAATGGATAAGTTGTTCATTATTTCTGCATTTAGCCTTTTGGTCGATTTGTTGCTGGATTGTGGAAGGAGAGAAGAACTGAagggcactgtgctgctggaagtttTGCAGAGGAGAGCAATCCTGAACTATGCCCCTTCAAAGAGAGGCTTAGATGGGTGCACTCAACCTGTTTTAGAGCTCAGAGAATCTCTCTGAACGATGCACAGGTTCTGGCCAGCCCAGGCAAGGGTTTCCTGCATCAGATACTAGAAAAATCCTCTTGCCCATCCAAGGATTTTCCCTCTAGGATTTTCTGATGAGGGCActgggctctctgcagtgccagtgctgaGTCAGCCATGCACATGATGCCCACCCTGGGTGCCCAGACCTTCCTCATTCCATTTCCTGAGGCTTCCACAGGAAAGGAGAACTGCAGAACTCCTTTGTGCAATATCCTGAATGCAGAAAGTGCTGAAAATGAACAGCTTGGCAACAGCATCTGGATTCCTCAATATTCAGTGTACTGTGACACTGCCTCCCTCTAATCTTCATATTGGAATAAGCAACTGAATGGATTCTGTTTTTATCCCAAGGAATCTCTGTTGTTTCATGCAGTGAGAAAGGCTGGGCTGATCCCAGACAGTCTccatggagagaaaaatatcccaaaatatcCATTACTGCCCAAAATACGATTATTTTGTTACACTTTTACTACAGCTCTTAGCTGACAAACAGCACCACAACCCCCACGttgctctggagctgtgcaggagaaaATTCCCACTGAAACAACAACCTGGGCTTGGGTTTCTCCCTtctccattctgtgattccatgatgcCAGGGCCATTAATGGAAACATTTCATTGTACAgcaggagggggaaagaaaggagcAGCTGTTTCTTGTAGGAACAGGCAGGTTCCTGTGCCTGGTGCTAATTAGGGCTTGtagaggagctgtgggagttctcagcagtttttaaacagcttttcccAAGTATTTCCCCTTGGCAAAGGCATTGTAAGGCTGTCACTGGAAGGGGACACCTCCAGTAgtaaaattcctctttttaaactctcttttccttccttttccacgCAATTCCTGCCAGACCGGCCCTGTGATTGACATGCCAGTGCCTGCCAGCTTCAACGACATCACTCAGGACCCCAGCCTGGAGAACTACATCGGCTGGGTGTGGTACGAGAAGGAGGTGCTGCTCCCCCCGCGCTGGCTGCAGGGCGATCCCGCCCCCAGGGTGGTGCTGCGCTTTGGGAGCGCCCATTACTACTCCATCGTGGTGCGTGCCTCGGGGGATTGGCCCTGGGCTTCCTAAATTAGGCTGGACTAAAGGCACTTTTGTGGTTTGTTCAGCAAATGCGTCCCTGCCTCGATTGCGCATCCCCTTCTGAGCTCGTGCCTATTTTCCCCCAGCAAGGATGAATTCCAGTTTCTCTAATCATGAAGTTCTGGGATTGGTAGCTAAATATTTCCTGATGAATGGATCTGCCCCACACTGTGACCCTTAGTGACACTTGATGTGACCCAGGCCTAGCTCCCAGCAAAGGGAATCCCTCAAAGATCCTTTGAGGATCAAGAGCCCTGGTGTTCCTCGTAACTGGCCTTCCCTTCCCCGTGCTCTGCTGACCACAAAATCCCAATAAGCCATAATTTTGTGTCTTTCCTTGCAGTGGGTGAACGGGGTGCAGGTGGTGGAACATGAAGGAGGGCACCTGCCCTTTGAGGCTGATATCAGCAGCGTGGTGCAGGGCAGCCCGGGCTCCCTGTGCCGCATCACCGTGGCCCTCAACAACACCCTGACCCCCCACACGCTGCCCCCAGGCTCCATCCAGTACATGGCTGACAAATCAAGGTGAGTTCTGGGGTGTTTTTTACTGCTGGGCTCACCCCAGGGGTGTGGGAGAGGGGGAGTTTGTTCAGCTGCTGGTTCAGAAGTCCCTCCGTGGGGTTGTCTTTATGGTGGATTTGTTGGTGGTGCTGTGAGGAGTTTAAGCTGAGGTGTTGTGAGGAATCAGCAGTGAGTTATTGCATCTGTTTtgtgcccagggggctcagatTGGGTGATTTGCCAAGCTGAATCCAGGGCAGGTTTGAGAAGCTTGGATTCAGCTGGAAGCTGCAAGTACCAGCTCTCCTGAAGGATGAAGATCTTTGTTAATTAACTGCAAAATCCTTCAGTGTAACAGCTGACAGATCCAGCCTGTCATAAAGATCTTAGAGATGATTATTTTGCACTGCCAGCATGCACATCCTGTGTAGTGCAGCGTGATGCAGCCTTGCTCCTGTCTTGCTCACTCAGGTACCCCAAGAACTATTTTGTGCAGAACACCAAGTTTGATTTCTTTAATTATGCTGGGATCCACCGCCCGGTTGTGCTTTACACCACTCCTGCTGCCTACATCGATGACATCACTGTGACCACCACTTCATCAGACAGTGTTGGTAGGTCCAGAGCAGTTACAGCATGGAGGTGccaagggcagcagggaaaacaTCCGGCACCAGAATGATTGAATTTGTTTCCTAGTGGCTTTTCCTGAGGCTGAGCTGTCTCCTGCAGTCTCTGATTGTCTTTTGTTTCCTCTGAGCCAGCCATGGTGCAGTATCAGGTGTCAGTGGTTGGCAGCACAGCCAATTCCTTGTCCCTGAGTTTACGTGACCAAGAGGGGAAGGTGGTTGCTACAGGTGATGGCCCAGTGGGAGAGCTCAAAGTCCTCAACCCCAACCTCTGGTGGCCTTACCTGATGCACGAGAACCCTGGATACCTGTACTCCTTGGAGGTAAAGTGGTATTTCCTCCTCTGTGGGTGTGTTTAATAGGGTTAAGGCACTGCCATATGGCCTGtcctctgccctctcctctcATGGGCCCTGTGCATGTGACCAGAGTGGCTCTGCTAATTAAACATAATCAAATCAAGCTTTGGCAGCTTCTGAAGGGCCTGGCAGGGAGAAAGGCATTTCTGGAGTGTGCTCTGGTCCTTCACACTGAGGATCCAGTGCATCCCCTCTGGGGAGATGATGAGTTAATAGCTGGAGCCTGGGAGATCCTGTGGGAGTTAAGGATCAGTGATGCTGTTCAGAGGCAGAAATCAGGGAGGATGAGCTGCTCTGAGTTTCCAGGGACTCAGGGTCACACCTGGGAGCAGGTGATGTGGCAGTCATTGCCTGGCATCAAAGTGCAGGGCACAGAAAAGGCCTGGGGGGATGCCATGGGGAAAAGGCACTGAAGATTTTTGGGATGAGCAAAAAACATAATCCAGGgctcatttttcattcttcagcTTCCACACCTTGGATTTGTGTTCTTTGTTCAGTCAGCCCCAGCTcgccctgagcagcagcagtgaggaacaggctgtgtgctgagggctgggaagggatgtgGGGCCAGAATCTCTCTCCCAGACAGGGGAGGGAGCCCTGGGCATCTCTGTGAGGGTCCCTCCTGTTCCTCCCTGGACACACAGGTGAGGATGCAGGCCCAGCTGGGCGGGGCCCTGCTGGAGGACGTGTACACGCTGCCCGTGGGCATCCGCACCGTGCACGTCACCAGCAGCCAGTTCCTCATCAACGGCCGGCCCTTCTACTTCCACGGGGTCAACAAGCACGAGGATGCAGATGTAAGTGTGAGGGACACCCAGGGCCACCTCAGCTCACACCGCCCAGGTGGCACCTGtgctgcctcccctcccctctcctctcacacCCTCCTCCCAGGCTAAGCACTAAGGGGACACCCACACCATGCCCGGTCCTGCCACAGTCCTGCCACCCCTCGGGGCACATGGATGTGCTGGTGGAGACACTGAAGCATCTCCCAGCCACAGCTTTCAGCCAGACGTGCTGACAGTCAGTCAGTCTGCTGTGtgggtggggaggccctggcagaggttgcACAGcgaagctgtggctgccccgtCCCTGcaagtgttccaggccagctggacagggcttgaagcagccatggcagggggtggaatgacaagagctttaaggtctcctccaacccaaacccctctAAGACAGGGGCTGTCGGGttccccaccatgggcagggttGGTGCTGGATCAAGCAGGGAAGCTGTGTTCACCAGGGCTGGTTGCTCTCTCTCCCCCAGATCCGTGGCAAAGGCCTGGACTGGCCCCTGATTGTGAAGGACTTCAACCTGCTGCGCTGGCTGGGGGCCAACTCGTTCCGCACCAGCCACTACCCCTATGCCGAGGAGATCATGGACCTGTGCGACGCCTACGGCATCGCTGTCATCGACGAGAGCCCGGGGGTGGGCATCAAACTGCCGTAAGAGCTGCCAGCACGCCCTGCCCTcgctcctctgctcccctctcagctgctcccaagTGTCCCATTTCTGGTTTTGCACTTCTGTCCTCAGTGCTGATAGTGGAAGTACTTTGTTCTGTTTGGAAATCTCCCCTTGCGCCACCGGTGGTGCCTCGTGATGTTGGGCAAGCCGAGGGCATTTTGCCACATTTTGCCACATGGTTCCATTAACGAGCCCAAACCACAGCCCTGAACTGTGCAGCAACTTTGGGGAGATAGGGCAGATGCCATCCTCAGCCATCCTCAGCATCAAGGTGCTGTGCCCAGAGGCTGAgttttcccagggaaatggaTGGATTTTACCCCCTCACCTCCTTGTGTCTTCCAGCGAGAGCTTTGGGAACAGgtccctgcagcaccacctgGCAGTGATGGAGGAGCTGGTGCGCAGGGATAAGAACAGGCCCTCCGTGGTCATGTGGTCAGTGGCCAACGAGCCGGcctcagagctgcccccagctgcTCACTACTTCAAGTAAGTGCCTCTGCTCCTCATCTCTTGGCAGAtgatgctgcttcttcctttggGATGGCACAGAGAGGTAGTAAAGGGAGGGTAGGCGTTTTTGGGAACCCTGGAACTGAACCTGTGGATGCAAACTAAAATGGGACTGCTTCACTTGTGGAACTGATGCTCAGAACTGTCCCAACGTGTTGGTTCAGACACACCAAGACTCCACAAAATTACCAGGAGTCCACTTGGTTTGAGTTAACTCTTCTTGAGTTAAGGGTTGAGTAAGACCAGACCTGGTGAGAATGGAATATTCCTTGTTAGCACTGGCAGATGAGTGCTGAATCCTTTGAGATTTACAGCAAAGCTGTAAAATAACTGGCCTTTCATGCTGAACACAAGGTTCTGCAGTCAGTGCTGCTTATTTGTCATGTGGCTTCCCACTTCAAAACCCCTGCTTTGAGTCCCTCCAGCCCCCTTGGTTTATTTCTAAAGAGATTTAAGCTTTGGATAGCCCAGAGGCAgctgtcctgggcagcagagtgtccctgggagctgaggtgCATTAAGAGAGAACTGTGAAGTTTTATTCTTCAGCATGTTCCACCACCCTCCTGCaatgccagggcagcagcagagcttgaCTCTCCCATTCTGTCCCATCTCCCTCACTCAGGGCTTCTTCAGAAACATCcagcctctgcctgctgtggcacagggccTCGAGAACACATCCCAGGAGTTGTTCAGAAACTTCCCATTGCCCTTTTTACAGCTTTGTCCTCCAGCTCAactgtccctcctccttctgagctgctggcaccacCCACATGCCTGTGCTTGGTGTGCTTCCACTCTGCTCCTTTTCGGGTGGCGTAGCAACCACTTGGTGACAGATTTTCTCTTGATTTCATTCAAGCACTGGCTGCTAAATCCAGAGCAGCTCAGTCTGGGGGGTGGAAGGCCAgagagcctggggacagggggctgtgctgctccatgctGTTGTTGAACTCTTGCTTTACTGTTTGCAAACAGGACAGTGATAGCTCACACTAAAGCTCTCGACCCCTCCAGACCAGTCACCTTTGTGACAGATGCTAATTACGCTCTTGATCATGGTGTaagtttgctttgttttctagctttttctttctttctttttttttttttaattcatacaTTAAATTTCCTTCTCTTGTCACTTGTTTTATactccttcccccccccccggcTCCTGTCTAAATTTACTGGGGATATTTAGCAGGGAAAGGCTaaagaaaaagtacatttttgtTTCTAGTAGAAATCACCTTATCCTGTAGTTGTAgtccagctgaaaaaaaaaaaaagggtctgTGAGAGAGAACAATTCTTTGTGTGCAGGATTATGCCCCTGGATTCCATTAATATTGTCATGCTTTGCTATGCCATTGATTGTGTTTACTAATGCTCAGGATTTTCACTTGCAATTAAGCCAAAGCTTAAACCTCTTTAAAATGCTCACAACCCTTGTGGAAGTCTAAAGGAAGGAATCTTTGCTTTAATTCCTGCTTCCAACTGCTCTAGATCTTCTTTGGCAGATGTCTGTTTGTGTTGAATAATCTAAAAGCTCCTCCAGTTCCACAATTAAAGCCCTAGAGCTGGATGAATAACCAAAAGGCACTTTCCTTGGATTTTTGGGCCTTTCATAGCATGGACCCAGGATTTTTAACACCTGTATTTGTTTCCAGGGTAGATCCTTGTACAATAATCACTGCTAGCAGGTGAGTTGGTGCTGCCACACATCCCTGATCCAGGTTTACACTTTggatttcttctaaaatattctCTAATTAGCAGGAATGGCTGCAACTCTGAGgtttttcctccccaccccagaaaaaaaccaaaactgatgGCTTTAAATTTgaaggagcccagcagggatcTGCTTTTGGATATCCCATTCCCACTCTGCCCAACTGGAGGAGCTCAGGCAATCAAACCCAAAGAACAGATCTCTCATACACCGATGTGATattagaactttttttttcttttattacaaAACATGTTAAGAGAACATTGAACAAGTTACATACAACATCACTTTATTTTGAGGGGGCTTTGTGCCCTTTTATCACACTGTCCATGTGGTAGAAATGGCAAATAACTTGCAGAATGCTTTAGTCTTAGTATTGCACCATTGATGCACAAAATTTAGTTGCTAGTCAAAATATTTGACCACTCACTTGATAATCACATTCCAAtactcaaaaagaaaaagtacatcTAAATGTACCAGCAAGCCAGAGACatcttggaaacaaaaaaacttcTAACAAACCTGAGAATGAAACGTGTTCATCTTGTCTAACTCTTTGCTGTGACTTCCTAATCTGTAAGAAAAATGCCAAATTAATGCTGTTAGCTTATTAAatttatcctttctttttttttttttttctgggaaggaGATTATATTTGGAGAGCCTGAGTGATGGGGGAAACAATTAATTCTATGTGTAATAAACCTGGATTCCATTAATTGAACCCAAAGGAGGATTTAGATTTACAAGAGAAGGTTGAAGTCTGTGCCAAAACACTCTCACCTTGTTTTCTGCAGGCTCCCTATGTGGATGTGATTTGTGTGAACAGCTACTTCTCCTGGTACCATGACCCAGGCCACCTGGAAGTGATCCCACTCCAACTCACAGCCCAGTTTGAGAACTGGTATAAAACCTACCAAAAACCCATTATCCAGAGTGAATATGGAGCAGACTcagtgcctgggctgcacagTGTGAGTGttgtgctggaaacagctcTTAGGGGGCAGACAGTGGTAACTGGGAGAGGCTGGCACCACTGGGAGATGCTTTAGCTGGGAGTGTCCAGAAGGCTCCAGGGTTGGGGTCCTGCTCCACCAAAACCAGAGAGCTTTGCCACTCTGTCTGCTAAAGAGGACTCCAGAATCTGTCCTTGGAAGTGCTAGAAAATGCTTAAGTGAAAGCAGACTCTGGAGAATGGAGGTTCCTGGTGCTGTCCCATGCAGGGGGGGTGGCACTCCTGTCCCTGTCATGACAAAGGCCACCAGGGGAATTCCCCCTGGGAATACCTGGAGTTCTGTGTTTGGTAATGGTCACAACAGCCAGGTTAATGCAGCACAACTagcagagcaggcagccccagagctgctggtcaGGAATAGCTCTTAGGCAGTGGGAGTGGGGTTGGTTGTGCCCTGAGcctctctcctggctgcaggaccCCCCCATGATGTTCACTGAGGAGTACCAGCAGGCCCTGCTCAGAGAGTACCACTCTGTGCTGGACAAGAAGAGGAAGGAGTATGTGATTGGGGAGCTCATCTGGAATTTTGCTGATTTCATGACCAATCAAGGTGAGCTTTTATTGATATTCTAAACCTTTCCATCCTCCCTGGGAGTTTAGTGGTTGATGCCACACAAACACTGTGCTAAAGGGTAGGACAAAAGGCCCTCTGTTCACCAGGACTTGTCACAAAATCCAGCATGAGCAGAGCCAAGAGGGAAGGTCCTGCCTGTGCTTAATTCACCCTCTCTCCTGCACAGATGCTCCCAGGAGCATGGGACAAAACACAGGGGAAACTTTTGAGGGACCCAGTTAGTCCTGGCTTTTGGCCACCCTCAGTTCAGAGCTTCAGGCAGCTGTCAGGGACATCTCACTTGCTTCCAGTGTCACCTacagctgccctgggaacagagcACCTTAAATAATCATAATTTACTTGGTAGAggttcagcagcagaggagcagatgccacactggcacacagctggctcACCATGACACTCCCTCCATCCATTATTAATAGATAAGTGCAGTCACAAAGGAAGGGAAATTCCTTAATTTACAGTGCAGTCccacagaaatgaaacaatCACAACTCAGATCTAATAAAGAACCTGTTCTGCCACCTGCAGTGGGCTGGGGTGgtgagcagccagggagagggaggaacaGCACTAAAATAccctgcagagcaccaggacaGGCATTAGAAAGCTCAGTgatggcagtgcccagggaaagcagcatcAAAAAGGACTGAGAAAATGCAGACAAGGTCAGACACAGATGCAGTTCCAGGCTCTCTCTGTGTTGCAATTCTTTTCTCCACTTTCCTACGAAAACCACAACAGGCAGAAAGGATCCAGACACCACACAGGACAGTAAAGAGTCACCACCATTTCCTCCATCCAATCTGAAGGTGGAGCCAATCTCCAGTAGACAGAGCTGTGAGCACTGGGCACACCCCAGTTTAgtgccccagctcagcagctgtaAAACAAGGAACTGCAGCTGGattgccctgtcccagccatggATCCTGCCAAGCTTCCCTGCTCTACCTGACCCTGCAAAGAAAGTGCAGAGGTCTCTTCCACGTGGCCTGATTTGGTACCTAGATTGTAACAGCTcactgcagggcctggaggagcctggctcatacatttctgtattttataacTTCTCTGCAGGCACCACACGAGTTCTGGGGAACAAGAAGGGAATCTTCACCCGCCAGCGCCAGCCCAAAGCCGCTGCCTTTGTTCTGAGGGACAGATACTGGAAGATTGCAAATGAATCAAGCTGTCTTCCTCCTGCAATAACATCACATTCCCTCTTcctaaaatgaaaacagagggTTTAGTGGCTGGGGATTATGCTGAACTCGTTATTAAATCTCTCTTTAAATAAGTTTTATGCCTGATTGAAGTCTTGCAAGTCCAATGCTATTTCTAGTCCACCTGAAGTAGTTACTGTGATGCAAGGCAGATCAGAAACTTTTGTTTCCTCTGCCCAGCCATGTCTGGAGGCTTCTTATTTCCaggcaagaaaacaaatattcacTTTCAAGGAGCTTAAGTTAAGAAATCCTGACTGAGGTATCTGtttatggcaaaaaaaaaattacaaatattacATGATACAACTCAATGCTcaacttaaaaacaaaatctaagTTACTCTAAATGAACATCACATCCCTCTAAAGCAAAAGAGGTTTTCCAGTTAAACTCCCCTAAGAGTTAGCACTATTGAGATCACAGCCAACTGTCCACAGGATTGCAGAGGAGCACagtgtgcagctgctctggcctGACAGGATGGATGTGTGAGAAATCCTGAGCAttgccagcagccaggaagggTGTGAGCCACCCAACACACTCCAACAGAGTTTGGAATTCCTGTTCCAGCAGCAAGGTGGAATGTTACAGAGGGAGGGACTACATCAACTCAACtttaaatctatttattttacagtacCAAAACTGCCACTGTCAGACACAAACTGTGTCTAACAGTGCCACTTCCATGTGGAAGGGCTTCCTTCATATTCAGTGTCACCA
This genomic stretch from Serinus canaria isolate serCan28SL12 chromosome 19, serCan2020, whole genome shotgun sequence harbors:
- the GUSB gene encoding beta-glucuronidase translates to MALAASGGGAAGPCTLPVLLLLFLPGLAAGPAGMLQPRDTPSRERRELGGLWSFRADLSPGRDAGFAQRWYRRPLRQTGPVIDMPVPASFNDITQDPSLENYIGWVWYEKEVLLPPRWLQGDPAPRVVLRFGSAHYYSIVWVNGVQVVEHEGGHLPFEADISSVVQGSPGSLCRITVALNNTLTPHTLPPGSIQYMADKSRYPKNYFVQNTKFDFFNYAGIHRPVVLYTTPAAYIDDITVTTTSSDSVAMVQYQVSVVGSTANSLSLSLRDQEGKVVATGDGPVGELKVLNPNLWWPYLMHENPGYLYSLEVRMQAQLGGALLEDVYTLPVGIRTVHVTSSQFLINGRPFYFHGVNKHEDADIRGKGLDWPLIVKDFNLLRWLGANSFRTSHYPYAEEIMDLCDAYGIAVIDESPGVGIKLPESFGNRSLQHHLAVMEELVRRDKNRPSVVMWSVANEPASELPPAAHYFKTVIAHTKALDPSRPVTFVTDANYALDHGAPYVDVICVNSYFSWYHDPGHLEVIPLQLTAQFENWYKTYQKPIIQSEYGADSVPGLHSDPPMMFTEEYQQALLREYHSVLDKKRKEYVIGELIWNFADFMTNQGTTRVLGNKKGIFTRQRQPKAAAFVLRDRYWKIANESSCLPPAITSHSLFLK